Part of the Halopseudomonas maritima genome, GCAGGTGGCCGAGTATCACGTGCTGGCACACGACTATGGCGACAGCGTGGCGCAAGAGCTACTGGCCAGACACCAGCAGGGGAAGGCGTTTCTGCGCTCTATGTGCTTCCTGAATGGCGGCCTGTTTCCAGAAACCCATCACCCGGTGTTATTGCAGAAACTGCTGATGAGCCCGATCGGCTCGCTGATTGGCAGGCGCTACAGTCGTGAACGGATGGCGCGTACCTTCGGCAATATCTTCGGCCCGCAGACCCAGCCGGATGAGCGCGAGCTGGATGCCTTCTGGCGGATGATCGAGTTCAATCAGGGGCAACGGATCATGCATCTGCTGATTCGTTACATGGCTGACCGCCGGGTACACCGTGACCGCTGGGTTGCGGCCATGCAGCAAACACGCTTGCCCATGCGGGTGATTGATGGTGCGGTGGACCCGGTGTCCGGAGCCCATATGGTGGAGCGCTACCGTCAATTGATTCCCAACCCAGACACGGTGTTGCTGCCGCACATCGGGCACTACCCACAGGTAGAGGCGCCGGATCAGGTGTTGGAGCACTACCTGGCGTTCCGGCAGCGGTTGGTCGAGCAAGCGGCAGAAGCAGCCCCGGCGTAAGCCGGGGCGCTATTTCTGCTCCTCGCGCAGGAACACCAGCTGATTCTCGCTGCTGGTTGCTGCGTCAAAGCGGTAGCCGTCCAGGTTAAAGTCCTTGAGCCCCTCCGGATCCTGCAACTGCTCCTTGATCACATAGCGCGCCATCAGGCCCCGCGCCTTCTTGGCGTAGAAACTGATGATCTTGTACTGACCGTTTTTCTGATCCTTAAACACGGTATCAATCACACGGGCGTTTAGCGCCTTGGGTTTTACCGCGCCGAAATACTCCTGCGAGGCGAGGTTGAGCAGCACCTGGTCGCCCTGGGCTGCCAGGTCCTCATTCAGCCACTGACTGATGCGCTCGCCCCAGAAGGTGTACAGATCCTTGCCGCGAGGGTTGGCCAGCTTGGTGCCCATTTCCAGGCGGTAAGGCTGCATCAAATCCAGCGGGCGCAACAGCCCGTACAGGCCTGACAGCATGCGCAGGTGCTGCTGGGCAAAGGCAAAGTCATGGCTGCTGAAGTCTTCGGCATTGAGTCCGGTGTACACATCACCTTTAAATGCCAGCAGCGCCTGCTTGGCGTTTTGCGGTGTGCTCTCGCGCTCCCAGCTGCCGTAGCGCGCGACATTGAGGCTGGCCAGTTTGTCCGACAGCGACATCAGTTTGGCGATCTCCTGCGGCGACTTTTCACGCAGCACCTCGATCAGCTCGGCGCTGTGCTCGATAAAGCGCGGCTGGGTGCTTTTTTCAGTCACCGGCGGGGTGTCGTAATCAAGGGTCTTGGCGGGGGAAATCACCATCAGCATGGGCATACTCCTGTCGGCATCAAGCACGCATTATGACGGAAAGCGACGGCGGCAGGGGTAATGGGTTGGATAGAGAGCGGCTATTGGGCAAAGCTGGCGCTTTGGGCTGGAGGCTTGAAGCTGAAAGCTTGAAGCAGTCCGAGGTGTGTCAGGTATTGGGTGTTTGCTCATGCGCTGCAGATCCGGCTTGACGAAAATTCCGCAGGCCTCGATCTGATGACGCTTCCAGCTTCCAGCTTCCAGCTTCCAGCTTCCAGCTTCCAGCTTCCAGCTTCCAGCCCGCCCCGGCCGGTGGCCGGGGCGTTCCGGTTATAGGTGCGTTTCTGCGTATTCAGCCAGTGCCGAGCGGGGTACGCCCTGCAGGTGGATGTGTACGCCGTGGGGAAAGTCTTTGAAGCATTCGGTCAGATAGGTCAGGCCTGAGCTGGTGGCGTTGAGGTAAGGGGTGTCGATCTGCGCGAGGTTGCCCAGGCAGATCACCTTTGAGCCGTTGCCGGCGCGGGTGATGATGGTTTTGATCTGGTGCGGGGTCAGGTTCTGGCTTTCATCGATCAGGATGAAGCTTTGCTGGAAGCTGCGGCCGCGGATGTAGTTCAGGGATTTGAATTGCAGCGGTACGCGGTCGAGGATGTACTCCACGCTGCCGTGGGTACTCTCGTCATCCATGTGCAGGGCTTCAAGGTTGTCGGTGATCGCGCCGAGCCAGGGCTCCATCTTCTCCTTCTCGGTGCCGGGCAGAAAGCCGATGTCTTCGTCCAGCCCCTGGGTGCTGCGGGTGGCGATGATGCGGCGGTAGGTCTTGGTAACCATGGTCTGCTCGATGGCGGCGGCCAGCGCCAGAATGGTTTTGCCCGAGCCGGCGGCGCCGGTCAGGTTGACCAGGTGGATGTCCGGGTCCATCAGCGCGTACATGGC contains:
- the yaaA gene encoding peroxide stress protein YaaA, with amino-acid sequence MLMVISPAKTLDYDTPPVTEKSTQPRFIEHSAELIEVLREKSPQEIAKLMSLSDKLASLNVARYGSWERESTPQNAKQALLAFKGDVYTGLNAEDFSSHDFAFAQQHLRMLSGLYGLLRPLDLMQPYRLEMGTKLANPRGKDLYTFWGERISQWLNEDLAAQGDQVLLNLASQEYFGAVKPKALNARVIDTVFKDQKNGQYKIISFYAKKARGLMARYVIKEQLQDPEGLKDFNLDGYRFDAATSSENQLVFLREEQK
- a CDS encoding alpha/beta fold hydrolase — encoded protein: MGTSGIPLDDWLAQGRVFSYRGHQIRWWEAGAGEPLLLIHGFPSGSWDWHYLWEALAGRYRVIALDMIGFAFSDKPRQYPYDLLDQADLQQALMTHLQVAEYHVLAHDYGDSVAQELLARHQQGKAFLRSMCFLNGGLFPETHHPVLLQKLLMSPIGSLIGRRYSRERMARTFGNIFGPQTQPDERELDAFWRMIEFNQGQRIMHLLIRYMADRRVHRDRWVAAMQQTRLPMRVIDGAVDPVSGAHMVERYRQLIPNPDTVLLPHIGHYPQVEAPDQVLEHYLAFRQRLVEQAAEAAPA